One window of Deltaproteobacteria bacterium genomic DNA carries:
- a CDS encoding selenobiotic family radical SAM modification target peptide, protein MDKKELKRLLAGFSIAGLLTGGALVTNGLANDGKSS, encoded by the coding sequence ATGGATAAAAAGGAGCTAAAAAGGCTCCTGGCAGGGTTTAGTATCGCCGGGCTGCTCACCGGAGGGGCGCTTGTAACCAACGGATTGGCCAATGATGGGAAAAGTAGCTGA